In Zingiber officinale cultivar Zhangliang chromosome 1A, Zo_v1.1, whole genome shotgun sequence, a genomic segment contains:
- the LOC122033457 gene encoding uncharacterized membrane protein At3g27390-like — protein sequence MESPAPPSPLDSLALWVRTNYAEPIGAVRQSARVAYVIIAFCSALFLGALKALVVGPVAAALLILGNVGVILGLFPAHVAWTIYSIVKSTCINTALRLAFLFVLPVFLGLWLAIAISGSVLVGIGYGFFTPWLSTFEAFREDNETKIIFRFVVDGTWSTIKGSCTVVRDFADICYHSYPLYLKELREKSHDGQSYSIRLIEIPACVAVASMGVVVTIPLYTVIALVKSPYMLFKGWQRLLQDLISREGPFSETACVPIAGLAILLWPLVVLGSFLLAVVSSIFIGLYGSVIVYQERSFKRGVAFVVAMVAEFDEYTNDWLYLREGTILPKPRYRKRKPSQSEEFSIGSNSFRAVKASHASSSAPSMLVPSLAPSRSIRETIQEVKMVQVWGEIMKSCETRGKELVDANIITTFHLREWLQTKGRSQEMVGIGLPSYAFLHNLLFSIKGGSGGILLSGGIEVTHFNRPQDRLLDWFFHPVMVLMEQIRVLNLKDDEVKFLEKLVLFAGSSTSPVQATGDGAMVGQDTIRTAQIQAISRRLVGMTRSGSKFPTYRRRFRQVIKVILAYSLEQEGTIERGRSYKGHSSRSISSIEIVESEV from the exons ATGGAGTCGCCGGCGCCCCCGTCGCCGCTGGATTCGTTGGCGCTCTGGGTGCGGACCAACTACGCGGAGCCGATCGGCGCCGTGAGGCAGTCCGCCCGCGTCGCCTACGTGATCATCGCCTTCTGCTCCGCCCTTTTCCTCGGCGCCCTCAAAG ctttggtggtcggccctgtGGCGGCGGCGTTGTTAATTCTTGGGAACGTCGGGGTGATACTGGGGCTGTTTCCGGCTCATGTTGCCTGGACCATCTACTCTATTGTAAA ATCTACTTGCATAAATACAGCACTTAGGCTTGCATTCTTGTTTGTTCTACCCGTATTCCTTGGGTTATGGCTGGCCATTGCGATATCAGGGAGTGTACTTGTAGGAATTGGTTATGGCTTCTTCACACCATGGCTGTCAACTTTTGAGGCCTTCCGAGAGGACAATGAAACAAAGATAATTTTTCGCTTTGTTGTG GATGGTACATGGAGTACTATTAAAGGGAGCTGCACTGTCGTGAGAGATTTCGCAGATATATGCTACCACTCATATCCTCTTTACTtaaaagaattgagagaaaaatCCCATGATGGCCAGTCATATTCGATTAG GTTGATAGAGATACCTGCTTGTGTGGCGGTTGCTTCTATGGGCGTAGTTGTCACTATTCCACTTTACACTGTCATAGCATTGGTAAAAAGCCCTTATATGCTATTCAAAGGCTGGCAGAGGCTACTACAAGATCTTATAAGTCGAGAAGGGCCGTTTAGTGAGACAGCTTGTGTGCCTATTGCTGGTCTTGCTATTCTACTTTGGCCTTTAGTTGTTCTTGGGAGTTTCCTGTTGGCTGTCGTCTCAAGTATCTTCATTGGGTTATATGGATCTGTCATTGTGTATCAG GAAAGATCTTTCAAACGAGGAGTTGCTTTCGTGGTTGCCATGGTTGCTGAGTTTGATGAATACACTAATGATTGGCTCTATCTAAGAGAAGGGACCATTCTTCCAAA ACCTCGGTACAGAAAGAGAAAGCCATCTCAATCAGAAGAATTTTCTATTGGATCGAATTCTTTTAGAGCAGTTAAAGCTAGTCATGCTTCTTCATCAGCTCCTTCAATGTTGGTACCTAGCTTGGCTCCTTCAAGATCTATCAGAGAGACAATACAAGAGGTCAAAATGGTGCAG GTGTGGGGAGAGATCATGAAATCTTGTGAAACCAGGGGCAAGGAACTTGTGGATGCAAACATCATCACAACCTTCCATCTCCGCGAATGGTTACAAACCAAGGGACGCAGCCAAGAAATGGTTGGCATTGGCCTTCCTTCATATGCATTTTTGCATAATCTCCTCTTCTCCATCAAAGGCGGTTCTGGTGGAATATTGCTGAGTGGTGGTATTGAAGTTACCCACTTCAACCGACCCCAAGATCGGTTGTTGGATTGGTTCTTCCATCCCGTTATGGTACTGATGGAGCAAATCAGGGTCCTGAATCTGAAAGACGATGAGGTCAAGTTCTTGGAGAAGTTGGTTTTGTTTGCAGGAAGTAGCACATCGCCAGTGCAAGCAACAGGTGATGGTGCCATGGTCGGCCAAGATACAATTAGGACAGCTCAGATTCAAGCCATTAGTAGAAG GTTGGTTGGCATGACAAGGAGTGGCTCCAAGTTCCCAACCTACAGAAGAAGATTCAGACAAGTCATAAAGGTCATTTTAGCTTACTCTCTCGAACAAGAAGGAACTATCGAGAGAGGAAGGTCTTACAAAGGGCATTCAAGTAGATCAATTTCTTCAATTGAGATTGTCGAAAGTGAAGTATAG
- the LOC122009923 gene encoding uncharacterized protein LOC122009923, giving the protein MRAAGEENTKTRVSAVEWARGGGGNCCCSFKRIAFMICCVNLVDALLVVRSLYTSFFFPPSSGISRNSLADQIMRTEESIRIRGEMEPLALVSAVRKLKKKLSGDQKRGLVQLPQPVMYKLAYEILERLQGLHNTNVTEQQG; this is encoded by the exons ATGAGGGCGGCGGGCGAGGAAAATACGAAGACGAGGGTCAGCGCGGTAGAGTGGGCTAGAGGCGGCGGCGGCAATTGCTGCTGTTCATTCAAGCGGATCGCCTTCATGATTTGCTGCGTTAATCTGGTCGACGCGCTTCTCGTGGTTCGATCGTTGTAcacttctttcttcttcccccCTTCGTCTGGGATCAGTCGCAATTCCCTTGCCG ATCAGATAATGAGGACGGAAGAATCGATCCGGATTCGAGGAGAAATGGAACCTTTGGCTCTAGTTAGCGCG GTGAGGAAGCTGAAAAAGAAGTTGTCCGGAGATCAGAAAAGGGGACTTGTTCAATTGCCACAACCGGTGATGTATAAGTTGGCCTATGAGATTCTGGAGAGGTTGCAAGGTCTTCACAATACTAACGTGACAGAACAACAGGGTTAG